In Prosthecochloris sp. GSB1, the following proteins share a genomic window:
- the guaB gene encoding IMP dehydrogenase: MAKILYEALTFDDVLLVPAYSAVLPKETSVSTKLTKTITLNIPLVSAAMDTVTESELAIAIARSGGLGFIHKNLTVEQQAREVARVKRYESGIIRNPITLYENATVQEALDLMQKHSISGIPIIENPKTTEDGSLRLKGIITNRDLRFKPSPQQKISSIMTSENLVTAGEDIDLETAEEILLSNKIEKLLITDGKGNLKGLITFKDIQKRKQYPDACKDEHGRLRVGAAVGIRANTIDRVAALVVAGVDVVAVDTAHGHSKAVGDMVKTIKKNYPDIQIVAGNVATPEAVRDLVAAGADAVKVGIGPGSICTTRVVAGVGMPQLTAIMNCAAEAAKTGTPIIADGGIKYSGDIAKAIAAGADSVMIGSIFAGTDESPGETILYEGRRFKAYRGMGSLGAMSEPEGSSDRYFQDASSESKKYVPEGIEGRIPAKGKLEEVVYQLIGGLKSSMGYCGVQSIGAMKSDTSFVRITQAGLRESHPHDVMITREAPNYSTSM, translated from the coding sequence ATGGCGAAAATCCTTTACGAAGCGCTCACGTTTGACGATGTTCTGCTTGTCCCTGCTTATTCAGCAGTGCTCCCCAAGGAAACGAGCGTCTCGACGAAGCTCACGAAAACTATCACCCTGAACATCCCGCTGGTCAGCGCGGCGATGGATACCGTCACGGAGTCCGAACTCGCCATCGCGATCGCCCGTTCAGGAGGTCTTGGTTTTATTCATAAAAACCTCACCGTCGAACAGCAGGCGCGTGAAGTCGCGCGGGTCAAGCGGTACGAAAGCGGCATCATACGCAACCCGATAACGCTCTATGAGAATGCCACCGTGCAGGAGGCTCTCGATCTCATGCAGAAGCACTCGATTTCGGGAATCCCGATCATCGAAAACCCGAAAACGACGGAAGACGGCTCCCTGAGGCTGAAAGGCATCATAACCAACCGCGACCTCCGCTTCAAGCCGTCGCCGCAGCAGAAAATATCGAGCATCATGACGAGCGAAAACCTCGTCACGGCGGGAGAGGACATCGATCTCGAAACCGCCGAGGAAATACTCCTCTCCAACAAGATCGAAAAGCTCCTGATCACCGACGGCAAGGGGAACCTGAAAGGGCTCATCACGTTCAAGGACATCCAGAAGAGAAAACAGTACCCGGATGCGTGCAAGGACGAACATGGCCGTCTTCGCGTCGGCGCGGCCGTTGGCATCAGGGCGAACACCATCGACAGGGTCGCCGCTCTGGTCGTCGCTGGAGTGGACGTGGTCGCCGTCGATACCGCACACGGTCACAGCAAAGCGGTGGGCGACATGGTGAAAACCATCAAGAAAAATTATCCCGATATCCAGATAGTTGCCGGCAACGTCGCTACGCCGGAAGCGGTCAGGGATCTCGTCGCTGCCGGAGCAGACGCCGTCAAGGTAGGCATCGGCCCGGGCAGCATCTGCACCACGAGGGTGGTCGCCGGTGTCGGAATGCCGCAGTTGACGGCGATCATGAACTGCGCCGCGGAGGCCGCGAAAACCGGTACCCCCATTATCGCCGACGGAGGCATCAAGTACAGTGGCGACATCGCCAAGGCGATCGCGGCCGGGGCCGACTCGGTCATGATCGGCAGTATCTTCGCGGGTACGGACGAAAGTCCCGGCGAAACCATACTCTATGAAGGCCGCCGCTTCAAGGCATACCGGGGCATGGGCTCGCTCGGGGCCATGTCGGAACCGGAAGGCAGCAGCGACCGCTACTTCCAGGACGCTTCGAGCGAGAGCAAGAAATATGTCCCCGAGGGCATCGAAGGCCGGATTCCGGCCAAGGGAAAACTCGAGGAGGTCGTCTACCAGCTTATCGGAGGCCTGAAATCCTCGATGGGGTACTGCGGCGTGCAATCGATAGGTGCCATGAAAAGCGATACGAGCTTCGTGCGCATCACCCAGGCCGGACTGCGGGAAAGTCATCCGCACGACGTCATGATCACCAGGGAAGCCCCGAACTATTCGACCTCGATGTAG
- a CDS encoding penicillin-binding transpeptidase domain-containing protein, whose translation MNRLFFLLFCLLPLPCHAEAQDIDRSFFEGYDAAFVLLDRSSGEVISLDAARAAKRLPPCSTFKIYNTLIGLELGLIDGADEAWYTWDGIRRDYEAWNRDLTLREAFRVSAVPAYRHLACRIGSERMKTCIDRIGYGTGDISSGLDSFWLFREGKTSIAISADEQVELLSRLLDGKLPFSEKNVAILYDVMKVEETPKGTLYGKTGSGMDAGGRWRLGWFVGFVESGGEVDVFACNITGGENPSGSVAREIVWRVLRAKGLL comes from the coding sequence ATGAACCGGCTTTTCTTCCTGCTTTTTTGCCTGCTTCCGCTTCCTTGCCATGCCGAGGCACAGGATATCGACAGATCCTTTTTCGAAGGCTACGACGCGGCGTTCGTTCTGCTCGACCGGTCTTCGGGCGAGGTCATCTCCCTGGACGCCGCCCGTGCCGCAAAACGTCTGCCGCCCTGTTCGACCTTCAAGATCTACAACACGCTGATCGGCCTCGAACTCGGCCTGATCGACGGGGCTGACGAAGCGTGGTATACGTGGGACGGCATCCGGCGCGATTATGAAGCATGGAACCGTGACCTGACGCTCCGCGAAGCGTTCCGGGTTTCGGCGGTGCCCGCATACCGGCATCTCGCGTGCAGGATCGGCTCTGAACGCATGAAAACCTGTATCGACAGGATCGGATACGGTACGGGAGACATTTCATCCGGCCTGGATTCGTTCTGGCTTTTCCGCGAGGGAAAAACTTCCATCGCGATCAGCGCGGACGAGCAGGTCGAGCTTCTCAGCAGGCTGCTTGACGGCAAGCTTCCTTTTTCGGAAAAGAACGTCGCCATCCTGTACGATGTGATGAAGGTCGAAGAAACGCCGAAAGGCACGCTCTACGGCAAGACCGGTTCAGGGATGGATGCCGGAGGGCGGTGGCGCCTGGGGTGGTTCGTGGGGTTCGTGGAAAGCGGAGGAGAGGTAGACGTTTTTGCCTGTAACATTACCGGAGGTGAAAATCCTTCTGGATCGGTCGCGCGGGAGATCGTGTGGCGGGTGTTGAGGGCAAAGGGACTTTTATAG
- a CDS encoding phosphatase PAP2 family protein, which translates to MKGSLRLTRDISFIRPNQCYSSKQYFSATILLFFVALLHVAFVFVVVGINLDAHNVRFDKYLYKVSLVYTAALFFFLFLYPVFVMVFVRPRKLLNYLVYGYRWHLFSDERVLFSYPVLAIIPLDKSIYSSFKAEIPSLNSFWLDVQLYRLDRMLFLGDDPWRIFQCLISDPNITRAIDFLYHPLWISLLSFIILFHALGRHSLEIRLRFFLGYIVVWAVLGNALAMLLSSAGPCYYTLVTGQASPYGELMEYLCSITTDGTVLNAIRIQETLWIGHVNAVLEYGGGISAMPSLHIATTFLFALSMRNTYPLAEKMLYFYTAVIWFGSIHLGWHYASDGLVSVLFVLVIWFYAGKITQRVLSRETKV; encoded by the coding sequence ATGAAAGGGTCGTTACGGTTAACCAGAGATATTTCTTTTATAAGACCTAATCAATGCTATTCCAGTAAGCAATATTTTTCCGCAACAATTTTATTGTTTTTCGTTGCACTTTTACATGTCGCCTTTGTTTTTGTGGTTGTCGGGATAAATCTTGATGCACACAATGTCAGATTTGATAAGTACCTGTATAAAGTGTCCTTGGTTTACACTGCCGCGCTATTTTTCTTTCTTTTTCTTTACCCGGTTTTTGTGATGGTTTTTGTTCGCCCAAGGAAATTGTTGAATTACTTGGTGTATGGCTATCGTTGGCATCTGTTTTCTGATGAGAGGGTGCTTTTTTCATATCCTGTGTTGGCGATAATTCCTCTGGATAAATCGATTTACAGTTCATTCAAGGCTGAAATACCAAGTCTCAATTCATTCTGGCTCGATGTTCAGTTATACAGGTTGGACAGGATGCTCTTTCTTGGGGATGATCCCTGGAGGATATTTCAGTGCCTGATCAGCGATCCGAATATAACGCGTGCGATAGATTTTCTTTACCATCCGCTATGGATATCCTTGCTTTCTTTCATTATTCTCTTTCATGCTCTCGGACGACATTCCCTGGAAATCAGGCTGCGATTTTTTCTTGGTTACATCGTCGTCTGGGCGGTTCTTGGGAACGCGCTCGCGATGCTGCTGTCCTCCGCAGGGCCTTGTTACTATACGCTGGTTACCGGGCAAGCAAGTCCCTATGGCGAACTTATGGAGTATCTGTGTTCAATTACAACTGACGGCACCGTTCTTAATGCCATTCGAATTCAGGAAACGTTATGGATTGGTCATGTTAATGCTGTTCTCGAATATGGCGGAGGCATATCGGCAATGCCCAGCCTTCATATTGCCACCACCTTTCTGTTTGCTCTGAGTATGAGAAATACATATCCGTTGGCTGAAAAAATGCTTTACTTCTATACCGCTGTTATTTGGTTCGGTTCCATTCATTTAGGGTGGCATTATGCGTCTGATGGATTGGTGTCTGTTTTGTTTGTTCTTGTTATCTGGTTTTATGCGGGGAAGATAACTCAAAGAGTTCTTTCAAGGGAGACGAAGGTGTAA
- a CDS encoding Flp family type IVb pilin → MLHKFNSIKSQKGVSFIEYALIAALSRVFSVTSIKSQKGVTMIEYALIAALISVVAILLLTQAGTEVQAIFQSIVNALSTASGS, encoded by the coding sequence ATGCTACACAAGTTCAACTCGATCAAATCACAGAAAGGCGTAAGTTTTATCGAGTATGCCTTGATCGCTGCCTTGAGCAGGGTTTTTTCCGTCACCTCCATCAAATCGCAGAAGGGCGTCACCATGATCGAGTACGCCTTGATCGCCGCCCTGATTTCCGTTGTCGCGATTCTGCTGCTTACCCAGGCCGGAACAGAGGTTCAGGCTATTTTTCAGAGTATCGTGAACGCTCTTAGCACGGCGTCGGGATCGTAA
- the cpaB gene encoding Flp pilus assembly protein CpaB, which translates to MKLPVFVAIALILGAIAAFVAARWMDVGQSSGARVVIVQQPIKAGKAIAADQVKAIAWPGSAVPDNAVSRASDVVGRIARVSMIPGEPVLPGKLAPKGSKGGLSSIIPAGKRAITVKVNEVIAVAGFALPGSYVDVLVNGKDAEKRTFSRTVLSRVKVLAVDQVTTGDPNKPKVVNAVTLELSPRESEKLDLARTIGRLSLVLRNELDTGEVSSSGVRMPDILYPQQAPATTSSSAVGARGPEEIRGASRKRGAAQ; encoded by the coding sequence GTGAAATTACCTGTTTTCGTCGCCATTGCGCTCATCCTGGGGGCGATAGCGGCTTTCGTCGCCGCTCGCTGGATGGACGTCGGCCAATCCTCGGGTGCCAGGGTCGTTATCGTTCAACAGCCCATCAAAGCCGGGAAAGCTATTGCCGCCGATCAGGTCAAGGCCATCGCCTGGCCCGGTTCAGCCGTTCCGGACAACGCGGTCTCTCGCGCTTCCGACGTTGTGGGACGCATAGCCCGTGTTTCCATGATCCCGGGTGAACCTGTCTTGCCCGGCAAATTGGCCCCGAAAGGCTCGAAGGGGGGCCTGTCGTCGATCATTCCGGCGGGCAAGCGCGCCATAACAGTCAAGGTGAACGAGGTGATTGCTGTTGCAGGATTCGCCCTGCCGGGCAGCTACGTGGATGTGCTGGTTAACGGCAAGGACGCCGAAAAACGTACGTTTTCGCGAACGGTGCTTTCGCGCGTCAAGGTGCTGGCTGTCGACCAGGTGACTACGGGAGATCCCAATAAACCCAAGGTGGTCAATGCCGTGACCCTCGAGCTTTCGCCGCGCGAATCCGAAAAGCTCGACCTGGCCCGTACTATCGGAAGGCTATCCCTTGTCTTGCGCAACGAACTCGACACCGGCGAAGTAAGCTCCTCCGGTGTGCGCATGCCCGATATCCTCTATCCACAGCAGGCTCCAGCAACCACCTCGTCGTCTGCAGTAGGCGCACGCGGACCTGAAGAAATCCGTGGCGCCAGCCGCAAGCGCGGTGCCGCTCAATAG
- a CDS encoding type II and III secretion system protein family protein, protein MRLSFLTRLVCVMSLFAALAGAALSEAVMASPSTYLVPVGESRVYRLDRPVTRVAVGDPEVADYILFSSSELYLLGKKPGATNLVLWDGEGSFKSTPLQVSRNTNPIKDMLRAVLPNETDIQIYAWGPALVLSGSVSNALAAETACRLVKGYLGGRVPVQNPEYTLVNSAPASEAPSSVTGMVKNTSEAESEEPESIRGVVNLLTVRDPQQVRLEVRIAEISQTCAQKLGLDWYQGAGNLSGSSLMTGFVGDATLKLFFENGNSSYIEAECKQGLIKILAKPTIVAMSGQEGYFLVGGKVYTPTVTSNGAVDYKERKYGVGLRFIPTVLDSGRISLKVAPEVSEPLKEALTAGTATGLPSFKLSYASTTVQMNEGENLVIGGLLRDNLEETIQGLPLLSKIPLLGALFRRTEKSSEKTELMVVVRPTLVKASVAEPSLPTDRFVPPTDSELFIEGKIHGSPEGQ, encoded by the coding sequence ATGCGTTTATCATTCCTGACGCGACTTGTCTGCGTGATGAGCCTTTTTGCGGCGCTTGCAGGCGCCGCCTTGTCCGAAGCCGTAATGGCTTCTCCTTCGACCTACCTTGTCCCGGTCGGCGAATCCAGGGTCTATCGGCTCGATCGTCCCGTTACCCGTGTCGCCGTGGGTGATCCCGAGGTTGCCGACTATATTTTGTTCAGTTCGTCCGAACTCTATCTGCTTGGGAAAAAGCCCGGCGCAACCAATCTTGTTCTCTGGGATGGAGAAGGGAGCTTCAAGTCTACGCCGTTGCAGGTCAGCCGAAACACCAATCCCATAAAAGACATGCTGCGGGCCGTTCTGCCGAACGAGACCGACATCCAGATCTATGCATGGGGGCCCGCGTTGGTGCTGTCAGGTTCTGTGTCCAACGCTCTGGCCGCGGAAACCGCCTGCCGCCTGGTGAAAGGGTATCTGGGCGGACGGGTTCCGGTTCAAAACCCCGAATATACCCTGGTCAACAGCGCCCCAGCCTCCGAGGCGCCCTCCAGCGTCACCGGTATGGTCAAGAACACCTCCGAAGCTGAAAGCGAGGAGCCTGAGAGCATTCGTGGCGTGGTCAATCTCCTCACCGTTCGCGATCCACAGCAGGTTCGCCTCGAGGTGCGCATTGCTGAAATTTCTCAGACCTGCGCGCAGAAGTTGGGCCTGGACTGGTATCAGGGCGCGGGCAATCTTTCAGGCAGCAGCCTTATGACCGGTTTTGTCGGCGACGCCACGCTCAAACTTTTCTTCGAAAACGGAAACAGCAGCTATATAGAGGCCGAGTGCAAACAGGGTCTGATAAAGATCCTGGCCAAACCCACCATTGTCGCCATGAGCGGCCAGGAAGGATACTTTCTGGTCGGCGGCAAGGTGTATACGCCCACCGTCACCTCCAACGGAGCCGTTGACTACAAGGAACGCAAATATGGCGTGGGGTTGCGGTTTATACCCACTGTGCTGGATTCAGGGCGTATTTCGCTGAAGGTCGCTCCCGAAGTTTCCGAGCCGCTCAAGGAAGCCCTCACCGCGGGAACCGCGACCGGTTTGCCTTCCTTCAAGCTCAGCTACGCCTCCACCACGGTTCAGATGAACGAGGGTGAAAACCTCGTCATCGGCGGTCTCCTGCGGGATAATCTCGAAGAAACCATACAGGGTCTTCCCCTGCTGAGCAAAATTCCCCTGCTGGGAGCGCTCTTCCGTCGCACCGAGAAAAGTTCCGAGAAAACCGAACTCATGGTTGTCGTTCGCCCCACCCTTGTCAAAGCCAGCGTCGCGGAGCCGAGCCTGCCTACCGACAGGTTTGTGCCGCCTACCGACAGCGAACTTTTCATCGAAGGAAAAATCCATGGCTCACCGGAGGGGCAATGA
- a CDS encoding TadE/TadG family type IV pilus assembly protein produces the protein MIIRSLDTVMLQGSTAEHAESQRGGVLIEFALILPLFLALLFGMITFSTAFYNKTVLTMASRAGARAGVVFVADQTDADIRNRAATVALRICQDKLVSFGPGMTPAVTPVISGDTLTVTASGNYTGVFIFSDLSISAETSMRIE, from the coding sequence ATGATCATAAGGAGTTTGGATACGGTCATGCTTCAGGGCTCGACAGCGGAGCATGCGGAATCCCAGAGAGGCGGTGTGCTGATCGAGTTCGCGCTCATCCTGCCGCTGTTTCTTGCGCTCCTTTTCGGCATGATTACGTTTTCCACGGCATTCTACAACAAAACCGTGCTCACCATGGCCTCCCGTGCGGGCGCCCGTGCGGGCGTCGTGTTCGTCGCGGACCAGACCGACGCCGATATTCGTAACAGGGCGGCCACCGTCGCCTTGCGAATTTGTCAGGACAAGCTCGTCTCTTTCGGGCCGGGCATGACCCCTGCCGTCACACCTGTCATTTCTGGTGACACCCTCACCGTTACGGCAAGCGGCAATTACACGGGAGTATTCATCTTTTCAGATTTATCCATCTCGGCCGAAACCAGCATGAGGATCGAATAA
- a CDS encoding TadE/TadG family type IV pilus assembly protein, which yields MTRSPQIGQLPRRQRGAVVIWFALLLPVLLGFVALAVDLGRLGMIKAELQNAVDAAALGGALSLSVPGGDPYNWSAATVAAEDFARRNSANAARIRDVVVETGYWNLPDPSIGFRDTLTAIVAGDLPAVRATVAVTSTSNNGPVQFFFAPFLGIDESDVQASATAVLPAAGGGSGFFPWAIGRCMISDFWDFDTNSALKDENGDPLVMDVAIESIYHDDCVSGTWTTFWDQDNSVPTVRDLIDNGNPIPLSIGDSTWIQTGVKDALFHYVEENCVNSVVPVLVVDNVVPNSYQTIVAIAAFVIDDVVKINGKSHVIGHLSDTERFPLTHPGTGTPTGAYSPPVLVR from the coding sequence ATGACGCGTTCGCCACAGATCGGCCAGTTGCCGCGCCGTCAGCGTGGCGCTGTCGTTATATGGTTTGCCCTGTTGCTTCCTGTGTTGCTGGGCTTTGTCGCCCTGGCGGTTGACCTGGGCCGTCTTGGCATGATCAAGGCGGAGCTTCAGAACGCGGTCGACGCGGCGGCACTGGGCGGAGCCCTTTCGCTCAGCGTTCCCGGGGGCGACCCATACAACTGGTCGGCGGCCACGGTCGCTGCAGAGGATTTTGCCCGCCGCAACAGCGCCAATGCCGCGAGGATTCGGGATGTTGTCGTAGAGACGGGTTACTGGAACCTTCCTGACCCTTCGATCGGTTTTCGTGACACCCTCACTGCAATCGTTGCGGGAGATCTCCCGGCCGTTCGCGCGACGGTTGCCGTCACCAGCACCAGCAACAACGGCCCAGTGCAGTTTTTTTTCGCTCCTTTTCTGGGTATCGACGAAAGCGATGTTCAGGCCAGCGCCACCGCAGTGCTGCCGGCTGCCGGGGGCGGTTCGGGTTTTTTTCCCTGGGCCATCGGCCGCTGCATGATCAGCGATTTCTGGGACTTTGATACCAACAGCGCACTCAAGGATGAGAACGGCGACCCGCTGGTCATGGATGTCGCCATTGAAAGCATATACCACGACGACTGCGTATCGGGCACCTGGACCACCTTCTGGGATCAAGACAACAGCGTCCCTACCGTGAGGGATCTCATCGACAACGGCAACCCCATCCCGCTGAGCATAGGTGACTCCACCTGGATCCAGACAGGCGTAAAGGACGCTCTTTTCCACTATGTCGAAGAAAACTGCGTCAATTCAGTCGTTCCCGTGCTTGTTGTCGACAACGTCGTGCCCAATTCCTATCAGACTATCGTTGCTATCGCCGCGTTTGTCATTGACGACGTCGTAAAAATTAATGGCAAAAGCCATGTCATTGGTCATTTAAGCGACACCGAGCGCTTTCCTCTCACCCATCCGGGCACCGGGACGCCAACCGGCGCCTACAGTCCTCCCGTACTGGTTAGATAA
- a CDS encoding AAA family ATPase, whose amino-acid sequence MNIVTYSPRPWEVPDTQLELGQHHLVRLVGDLGPMVRLLSARKPDLVFLAGFEPTDPRYIREVEKLCLALPQAGIVALHMQTQPEFLLSLMRAGVREVIADSSSEALQQVIERTRLRTTGVSVRKGRVFGFISSKGGDGSSCMAANLAFALSREPDTRALAVDVSLPFGDLDMFLTGDTHSHDLADISSQSGRLDKSLLDSMVQHLGSALDLIPSPTTFEKIVDIEPEHVSELIHIAANYYDYVLVDFGSSLDQIGIWVLEHLDELCIVCTPSLPSLRRAGQLLKLCREFEKPLSRIEIILNRADTSVPISNAKIEKVIGRPINKRFPTDADVVQESLLIGQPFLQAAPRSKLSRAIADWAADLTGNSNSNRRSLWQRLKIK is encoded by the coding sequence ATGAACATTGTCACCTACTCACCCCGGCCCTGGGAGGTTCCCGATACGCAGCTTGAACTGGGTCAACACCATCTGGTCAGGCTTGTTGGAGACCTGGGACCCATGGTGCGCCTACTTTCAGCCAGGAAGCCCGACCTCGTTTTTCTCGCGGGTTTCGAGCCCACCGATCCACGCTACATCCGGGAAGTCGAGAAACTCTGCCTCGCCCTGCCGCAAGCAGGCATCGTGGCCCTGCACATGCAAACACAGCCCGAATTTCTGCTATCTCTCATGCGCGCCGGTGTGCGTGAAGTCATTGCGGACAGCTCCTCCGAAGCCCTGCAGCAGGTTATCGAGCGCACACGCCTTCGTACGACAGGAGTCAGCGTCCGCAAGGGCAGGGTTTTTGGCTTTATCTCTTCCAAGGGCGGGGACGGCAGCTCCTGCATGGCGGCGAACCTGGCCTTTGCGCTCTCCCGGGAGCCCGACACCCGCGCCTTGGCGGTTGACGTCTCATTGCCTTTCGGCGACCTCGACATGTTCCTTACCGGGGATACCCATTCGCACGACCTGGCCGACATTTCGAGTCAGAGCGGCCGGCTCGACAAGTCGCTGCTCGACAGCATGGTCCAGCATCTCGGTTCCGCGCTCGATCTCATCCCATCGCCTACGACGTTCGAGAAAATCGTCGATATCGAACCCGAGCATGTGAGCGAACTCATCCACATTGCCGCGAATTATTACGACTACGTACTGGTCGATTTCGGTTCTTCTCTTGACCAGATCGGCATCTGGGTTCTCGAACACCTCGATGAACTCTGCATCGTATGCACTCCGTCGCTACCGTCGCTGCGCCGTGCGGGACAACTGCTCAAACTGTGCAGGGAATTCGAAAAACCCTTGTCGCGCATCGAAATCATCCTCAATCGTGCCGATACAAGTGTTCCCATTTCAAATGCCAAGATCGAAAAAGTCATCGGCAGGCCGATTAACAAGCGCTTTCCTACCGATGCCGACGTTGTGCAGGAATCACTCCTGATCGGTCAGCCCTTCCTGCAGGCGGCTCCCAGATCGAAACTTTCCAGAGCCATCGCCGACTGGGCCGCGGACCTCACTGGCAACAGTAATTCTAACCGACGCTCGCTATGGCAACGCTTAAAGATCAAATAG
- a CDS encoding CpaF family protein → MATLKDQIARWKSSAKRPEASSSPVPGQSQNVEAPASPSPSPAAKPKASSGVDYYATKIKLHQKLLTRIDLDSIESLSSEQLRNELGVLLASIIEEDAIPLNHQERTRVIADLKNEIMGLGPLEPLLADPAISEIMVNGSQNVYVEKSGRIHLTDICFGDDAHLMKIIDKIVSRVGRRIDESSPMADARLPDGSRVNAIIPPLALDGPVLTIRRFAVVPLQMQDLVEKNSLTPAMAELLSALVKVKSNILISGGTGTGKTTLLNILSGYIPSDERIVTIEDTAELQLQQDHVIRLETRQSNIEGKGEVTMRALVKNSLRMRPDRIVLGEVRSAEVIDMLQAMNTGHEGSLTTVHANTPRDALGRLENLVGLGGISLPSKALRQLIASSIHFIVQITRVNDGSRKISSIQEISGMEGDVITMQEIYSYRRTGVNPDGTVLGLFRATGVRPRVSEKIRTYGITLSDGMFDPDAND, encoded by the coding sequence ATGGCAACGCTTAAAGATCAAATAGCTCGCTGGAAGAGCTCCGCCAAACGCCCCGAAGCGTCCTCTTCGCCGGTGCCGGGGCAATCTCAAAACGTCGAGGCCCCGGCTTCGCCGTCACCGTCGCCGGCGGCGAAGCCCAAGGCATCCTCCGGAGTCGACTATTACGCGACCAAAATAAAGCTGCACCAGAAGCTGCTCACGCGCATCGATCTCGATTCCATAGAAAGCCTGAGTTCCGAGCAGCTTCGCAACGAACTCGGCGTCCTGCTTGCGTCGATCATCGAGGAAGACGCCATTCCCCTCAATCATCAGGAGCGCACCAGGGTCATAGCCGACCTGAAAAACGAAATCATGGGCCTCGGTCCTCTGGAGCCGTTGCTGGCCGATCCGGCCATTTCCGAAATCATGGTCAACGGCAGCCAGAACGTCTATGTCGAAAAAAGCGGGCGCATTCATCTCACCGACATTTGCTTCGGAGACGACGCGCATCTGATGAAAATCATCGACAAGATCGTCTCCCGGGTGGGACGGCGCATCGATGAATCAAGTCCCATGGCCGACGCGCGCCTGCCCGACGGGTCGCGCGTCAACGCCATCATTCCGCCCCTGGCGCTCGACGGCCCCGTGCTCACCATCCGCCGCTTCGCGGTCGTGCCCCTGCAAATGCAGGACCTCGTGGAAAAAAATTCCCTCACGCCCGCCATGGCCGAGCTGTTGTCGGCCCTGGTCAAGGTCAAGAGCAACATTCTCATTTCCGGCGGTACCGGTACGGGTAAAACCACGCTGCTCAACATTCTGTCGGGCTACATTCCCTCCGACGAACGTATCGTGACCATCGAGGACACCGCCGAACTCCAGTTGCAGCAGGATCATGTCATTCGTCTCGAAACGCGCCAATCCAACATCGAAGGGAAGGGCGAAGTCACCATGCGCGCCCTGGTGAAAAACTCGCTTCGCATGCGGCCCGACCGTATCGTGCTGGGCGAGGTCCGCAGCGCCGAGGTGATCGATATGCTGCAAGCCATGAACACCGGCCACGAGGGCTCGCTCACCACCGTTCACGCCAATACCCCCCGTGATGCGCTGGGGCGGCTCGAAAACCTGGTGGGACTGGGCGGCATCAGTCTGCCGAGCAAGGCCCTGCGCCAGCTCATCGCCTCGTCGATTCACTTCATCGTCCAGATCACCAGAGTAAATGACGGCAGCCGCAAGATTTCGAGCATCCAGGAGATCAGCGGCATGGAGGGCGACGTCATCACCATGCAGGAAATCTACAGCTACAGGCGCACCGGCGTGAATCCTGACGGAACGGTGCTGGGACTGTTCAGGGCCACGGGCGTACGTCCCAGGGTGTCCGAAAAAATCCGCACCTACGGCATCACCCTCAGCGACGGCATGTTCGATCCCGACGCCAACGACTAA